GTGGGCCAGGACCGTCGCCGTGGTCGTCCCGTCGCCGGCCACATCGTTGGTCTTGGTCGCCGCCTCCTTGAGGAGCTGCACCCCCATGTTCTCATAGGGGTCCGGCAGCTCGATCTCCTTGGCCACCGTCACCCCGTCATGGGTGATGGTCGGGGCCCCCCACTTCTTATCCAGCGCCACATTCCGCCCCTTGGGCCCCAGCGTGGTTCCCACGGCGTTGGCCAGGATATCGATGCCGCGCTTCAGGCGGCGGCGGGCCTCCTCACCGAAAACCAGCTGCTTGGGCGCCATTGCCGATCACCTCCTTCAGATGGATTTTTGAACTCATGCGGAATCGCAGGGAACCGTCAGGGGATCACTCCTCAATGATGGCCAGGATATCGCTCTCTTTGAGGATCAGCAGCTTGCGGGTGGTATCCACCTTGAACTCGGTGCCCGCATATTTGGCGAAGAGCACGCGGTCACCAACCTTCACCTCCATGGGGACTCGCTTGCCGTTCTCATCCACGCGCCCCGGGCCAACGGCGATCACGCGGCCCTCCTGTGGGCGCTCCTTCGCCGTCTCCGGGAGGACGATGCCGCTGGGAGTGACTTCCTCCCGCTCAATCGGCTCCACCACCACCCGGTCCGCAAGAGGTCGAAGCTTGATCTCCGCCATCGTTCCACCCTCCGAGGAAATCTTTCAGGCTTTCAGGATCGAGCTTTAATCGAAAAGGGGGTCTACTTAACTTTGACCTTGATCGTCCGCGCCTTCACCGCCTCCGCCTTGGGCAGCCGCAGCGTCAGGACCCCGTGTTCATATTCCGCGGTCGCCCGGTCGGCCACCACCTCTACCGGAAGCACGAACGAGCGGGTGAAGGCGCCGAGACGTCGCTCCTGGCGGATCCATGAGCCCTCCCGCGCCTCCTGCTCCTCGCGGACTTCCCCGCGCAACGTCACGGTGTTCCCGCTCACGGTCACCTCGATGTCCTCCGGGCGGATTCCGGGAACCGCCGCCTTCACCACCACCTCGTCCTTGGTTTCATAAATATCCACAGCGGGCCAATCTACTGTCCCGGCGAAGAACAGGGAGGGACGGGAGAAGGCTTCATCGAGGATGCGATCGACAGCTCGTCGCAGCGAGAAGATCTCCTGAAAGGGATCCCAGCGACGGATTTCACCGGCCATGGCGGACCTCCTTTTCCCGATCCTCATGTCCGGGCCGTAGTTCGGGCTGCTTCGGAACGGCACCTTTCATCATATCCCGATCGCATTAGAGCCCCGCAAGAGCTCCATAAGAGTTTCGTAAGAAGCCTCTTCATGCCGCCCGGCGCGCCGCCGCCTTCACCCGGAGGTTATTCACCACATTGCGAACCCCCCGGATCGATCGGGCGATCTCCTCGGCGCGCTGTCGGGCCGCCTCATCGGGCACCCATCCGGCGAGGGTGACATCCCCCTGAACGCTGGTAACCAGCACACGAGCCCGTGGCGGGCTGAGATCCGGATCCTCCGCCAGACGCAGACCCAGCTCCGCTTCAATCTCCGGATCCGAGATCAGATCGTTCTGCACCTCCCGCACACCCGGGATCGACCGGGCGAGGGTTTCCGCCATCCGCTTCATCGCCGTGGAAGGCACCACCCCATCCAGGATCACCCGCCCATCCCGGGCCTCTATTCGAATCAGGTGGAAATTGACCCGGAGGGGGTCATAGCGATAGAGCCGCTCCTCCACCTTCGCGCGCAGGGTCGCGTCGTCCATGACATCCATAGGCGCCGCTCCATGGAGGATAAGGCGGAAACGATAACCCGCGGTCAGTCTCGAGATCGCCGCATGCCCATGGCGAGGAAGGCGTAGTAGGCCAGGGTGGAGAGGGCCTGGGCCAGGGCGGCCACGTAGGTCAGCGCCGCCGCCCTTAGCACCTCCCGCGCCCCCGCCCGCTCCTCCG
This Thermoflexus sp. DNA region includes the following protein-coding sequences:
- a CDS encoding Hsp20/alpha crystallin family protein translates to MAGEIRRWDPFQEIFSLRRAVDRILDEAFSRPSLFFAGTVDWPAVDIYETKDEVVVKAAVPGIRPEDIEVTVSGNTVTLRGEVREEQEAREGSWIRQERRLGAFTRSFVLPVEVVADRATAEYEHGVLTLRLPKAEAVKARTIKVKVK
- a CDS encoding zinc metallopeptidase, with translation EERAGAREVLRAAALTYVAALAQALSTLAYYAFLAMGMRRSRD
- the groES gene encoding co-chaperone GroES, with the protein product MAEIKLRPLADRVVVEPIEREEVTPSGIVLPETAKERPQEGRVIAVGPGRVDENGKRVPMEVKVGDRVLFAKYAGTEFKVDTTRKLLILKESDILAIIEE
- a CDS encoding BON domain-containing protein; the protein is MDVMDDATLRAKVEERLYRYDPLRVNFHLIRIEARDGRVILDGVVPSTAMKRMAETLARSIPGVREVQNDLISDPEIEAELGLRLAEDPDLSPPRARVLVTSVQGDVTLAGWVPDEAARQRAEEIARSIRGVRNVVNNLRVKAAARRAA